In Herpetosiphonaceae bacterium, the genomic window TGTGCGCTCAGCGGATCGTGCGCGGCCTGATATGAGCCGCTACAGCACGCCCCTGGTTTTCAGCTCAAGATACTTGTTGATCACCGCCACCGACAGCTTATCGGCGGGAACGTCGAGCGTCAGCACGCCCGCGTGGTGCAGCGTATCGAGAATGATGCGCCGCTCGTCGAGAAGCTGCTCGGCGACCGCCCGCTGGTAGACATCGGTCGATGTGGCGGGCTGCTGGGCGGCGATGCGCGTGATGTTGGGATCGTTCATGATCACCAGCAGCGGCAGATGGTGCCTGGCGAGCCGGGCCATGTAGGCGATCAACGGCTGGGCCGCGTCGAGCGTCACCAGATCGCTGAAGACCACGATCAGCGACCGGCGCTTGTTCTTGACGCTGAGATAGCCGAGCGCGCGACGATAGTCGGCCTCCACTGCCTGCGACTCGATGTTGTAGAGCAGCTCAAGCATGGTGTAGAACTGGCCGCGTCCCTTGCGGGGCGCAAGGTACACGCCCACCTCGTCGGCGAAGGTCAGCATGCCGATCTGATCGCCGCGCAGGGTGGCGACATAGCTGGTCAGCAGCGCCGCGTTGATCGCGTAGTCGAGCTTCTGAATATCGCCGATCGGCGGTCGCATGAGCCGCCCGGTGTCGAGGACGCAGATCACGTGCTGCGAGCGCTCTGTCTCGTACTCGATCGCGGTCAGCTTGTTGCGCCGCGCTGTCGCCCGCCAGTTGATGCG contains:
- a CDS encoding DUF58 domain-containing protein; translation: MLPTPRLLFLLLLGAVVVAGASFAQPLTWLAVLYFVALFGLVIADYVISTKPEQITIRRVNESKLSLGVPNLIALHLENASPRAVRFKLRDEYPFQLRADSDLLDGTIPPLAAAEVRYHVTPVQRGDYQWSDTNLRYRSTLGTFVRQARYPTADAVRVYPNVLDVRKYDLLARKGLLTELGLRNAKVFGSGTEFERLRDYTPDDEFRRINWRATARRNKLTAIEYETERSQHVICVLDTGRLMRPPIGDIQKLDYAINAALLTSYVATLRGDQIGMLTFADEVGVYLAPRKGRGQFYTMLELLYNIESQAVEADYRRALGYLSVKNKRRSLIVVFSDLVTLDAAQPLIAYMARLARHHLPLLVIMNDPNITRIAAQQPATSTDVYQRAVAEQLLDERRIILDTLHHAGVLTLDVPADKLSVAVINKYLELKTRGVL